The following coding sequences are from one Halorubrum sp. BOL3-1 window:
- a CDS encoding ABC transporter permease, with protein MSDATADGAGADGETTVAEEGSLFERHTTRAIFAATTVASVVALLLAGFLFPESLAGTLADVLTSENTLAAALRLSVPIAFAALGGIFAEKSGVINIGLEGLLIISAFGAIYVADLTGGVWVGFAGGVLASTLLAGLFAVVTIKFRADQIIAGLAVWLIALGLAPFASQVIYGSPNTPTVATSPSIYVPVFAELPFFGALFSASPSVYMLFAAVFLSWYVFERTAFGRWIRASGENPRALDTAGVSVTRVRYAAVIISGVLAGMGGAALSLDLGQFTGNGPTMVNGKGFIAIVAYLFGNYNPVGAFLSTMLFAGLDAVQTVLQLQGIGIPRQLIRIAPFVVVIVVLALVGRTRLPEAAGENYETEE; from the coding sequence ATGAGTGACGCCACTGCGGACGGCGCCGGCGCCGACGGGGAGACGACCGTCGCGGAGGAGGGGAGCCTCTTCGAGCGCCACACGACGCGCGCGATCTTCGCCGCGACGACCGTCGCGTCGGTGGTCGCGCTGCTCCTCGCCGGGTTCCTGTTCCCGGAGTCGCTGGCCGGGACGCTCGCGGACGTGCTCACGAGCGAGAACACGCTCGCGGCCGCGTTGCGGCTCTCCGTCCCGATCGCGTTCGCCGCCCTCGGCGGGATCTTCGCGGAGAAGTCCGGCGTGATCAACATCGGGCTGGAGGGGCTGCTCATCATCTCCGCGTTCGGCGCCATCTACGTCGCAGACCTCACCGGGGGCGTCTGGGTCGGCTTCGCCGGCGGCGTGCTCGCGAGCACGCTGCTCGCCGGGCTGTTCGCCGTCGTGACGATCAAGTTCCGCGCGGACCAGATCATCGCGGGGCTGGCGGTCTGGCTCATCGCCTTGGGGCTCGCGCCGTTCGCCTCGCAGGTGATCTACGGCAGCCCGAACACGCCGACCGTCGCGACGTCGCCGTCGATCTACGTCCCGGTGTTCGCGGAGCTCCCGTTCTTCGGCGCGCTCTTCTCGGCGTCCCCGTCGGTGTACATGCTGTTCGCTGCGGTGTTCCTGTCGTGGTACGTCTTCGAGCGGACGGCGTTCGGGCGGTGGATCCGCGCCAGCGGCGAGAACCCGCGGGCGCTCGACACCGCCGGCGTGAGCGTCACCCGCGTCCGGTACGCGGCGGTGATCATCTCCGGTGTGCTCGCCGGGATGGGCGGCGCCGCGCTGTCGCTCGATCTGGGACAGTTCACCGGCAACGGCCCGACGATGGTCAACGGGAAGGGGTTCATCGCCATCGTGGCGTACCTGTTCGGCAACTACAACCCGGTCGGCGCGTTCCTCTCGACGATGCTGTTCGCGGGGCTCGACGCGGTCCAGACCGTCCTCCAGCTCCAGGGGATCGGGATCCCCCGCCAGCTCATCAGGATCGCGCCGTTCGTGGTGGTAATCGTCGTCCTCGCCCTGGTCGGCCGGACTCGGCTCCCGGAGGCCGCGGGCGAAAACTACGAAACCGAGGAATAG
- a CDS encoding ABC transporter permease — protein MSAADRARDALERLVEASATERILISTAALVLSVLLGAVLVLVAGRMTTCTAGEAVYYLGIGFCYDPVVVFDRLFLGALGDPLSGGWSPDGQFSVTLRETTLLLFTGLSVALAFRAGIFNIGTQGQMVVGALATALGVSWASSFVSGALGTVVLIPFGVLVGATFGGLYGAVPGVLKAYADANEVITTIMLNFIATGVALYLVSGIFKDPNSAANQTVPLPEFARFPAVLFGGRQDFSLVALAFGLLAVAALYYVLEHTAFGYDVRTSGVQPDAAEYGGVDAERTVVASLGLSGALGGVAGAMYVMMVLGTFQTGIPSYGFDGITVSILAGNNPLGVGIAALLFGVLKSGTTVVQFATDVPPQLVGVLRGLVILFVAMPEFFRLLAKGLPGVGSGRGPEAAATDGGVVTGDGAAGDDGGETDE, from the coding sequence GTGAGCGCCGCCGACCGCGCGCGGGACGCGCTCGAACGGCTCGTCGAGGCGTCCGCGACCGAGCGGATCCTGATCAGTACCGCGGCGCTCGTCCTCTCCGTCCTCCTCGGGGCGGTCCTGGTCCTCGTGGCCGGCCGGATGACGACGTGTACCGCGGGCGAGGCGGTCTACTACCTCGGTATCGGCTTCTGTTACGACCCCGTCGTCGTCTTCGACCGCCTGTTCCTCGGGGCTCTCGGTGACCCGCTGAGCGGCGGCTGGTCGCCGGACGGGCAATTCTCCGTCACGCTCCGCGAGACGACGCTGCTGCTTTTCACCGGGCTCTCGGTCGCGCTCGCGTTCCGCGCCGGGATCTTCAACATCGGGACGCAGGGCCAGATGGTCGTCGGCGCGCTGGCGACCGCACTCGGCGTCTCGTGGGCGTCGTCGTTCGTGTCCGGGGCCCTCGGCACCGTCGTGTTGATCCCTTTCGGCGTCCTCGTCGGCGCGACGTTCGGTGGGCTGTACGGCGCGGTACCGGGCGTGCTGAAGGCGTACGCCGACGCCAACGAGGTGATCACGACGATCATGCTCAACTTCATCGCGACCGGGGTCGCGTTGTACCTCGTCAGCGGGATCTTCAAGGACCCGAACAGCGCCGCGAACCAGACCGTCCCCCTCCCGGAGTTCGCCCGGTTCCCCGCCGTGCTGTTCGGGGGCCGGCAGGACTTCTCGCTCGTCGCGCTCGCGTTCGGGCTCCTCGCGGTCGCGGCGCTGTACTACGTCCTCGAACACACGGCGTTCGGGTACGACGTACGCACGAGCGGTGTCCAGCCCGATGCCGCGGAGTATGGGGGCGTCGACGCCGAGCGCACCGTCGTCGCGAGCTTAGGGCTTTCTGGCGCGCTCGGCGGCGTCGCCGGCGCGATGTACGTGATGATGGTGCTCGGGACGTTCCAGACGGGGATCCCTTCGTACGGGTTCGACGGAATCACCGTCTCGATCCTCGCCGGCAACAACCCGCTCGGGGTCGGGATCGCCGCGCTGCTGTTCGGCGTGTTGAAGAGCGGGACCACGGTCGTCCAGTTCGCGACCGACGTGCCGCCGCAGCTGGTGGGCGTCCTCCGCGGACTCGTCATCCTGTTCGTGGCGATGCCGGAGTTCTTTCGGCTGCTGGCCAAGGGGTTGCCGGGCGTCGGATCGGGACGGGGCCCGGAGGCGGCCGCGACCGACGGCGGGGTCGTGACCGGCGACGGTGCCGCCGGCGACGACGGGGGTGAGACCGATGAGTGA